From the Sphingomonas aliaeris genome, one window contains:
- a CDS encoding phosphoserine transaminase, which translates to MTDLPAVPAQPFAAQNEQPAMKPARPYFSSGPCAKPPGWSPEKLDTAVLGRSHRSKLGKTRLQYAIDLMRELLKLPDTHRIGIVPGSDTGAFEMAMWTMLGAKPVTTLAWESFGEGWVTDAVKQLKIDPTVIRADYGQLPDLATVDWSNDVLFTWNGTTSGVRVPNADWIPADREGLSFADATSGVFAYDIDWAKIDVATFSWQKVLGGEGGHGVLILGPRAVERLESYTPAWPLPKVFRLVSKGKLTEGVFKGETINTPSMLAVEDAILALEWAKSVGGADGLIARSDANAAALGKIVADRDWLGHLAADEASRSKTSVCLTVEGADEAFIKAFAALLENADAAYDIAGYRDAPAGLRIWCGATVDTADIEALGPWLDWAYATVKAQVAA; encoded by the coding sequence ATGACTGACTTACCTGCCGTCCCCGCGCAGCCTTTTGCTGCGCAAAATGAACAGCCGGCGATGAAACCGGCGCGTCCGTACTTTTCTTCCGGCCCGTGCGCGAAGCCGCCCGGCTGGTCCCCTGAAAAACTCGATACCGCTGTCCTCGGCCGCTCGCATCGTTCGAAGCTGGGTAAGACGCGGCTGCAATATGCCATCGACCTGATGCGCGAGCTGTTGAAGCTGCCGGACACGCACCGCATCGGCATCGTTCCGGGATCGGATACGGGTGCGTTCGAAATGGCGATGTGGACGATGCTGGGCGCGAAGCCCGTCACGACGCTCGCCTGGGAAAGCTTCGGCGAAGGCTGGGTGACGGACGCGGTAAAGCAGCTGAAGATCGATCCGACGGTGATCCGCGCCGATTACGGGCAGTTGCCCGATCTGGCGACGGTCGACTGGTCGAACGACGTGCTGTTCACCTGGAACGGGACGACATCGGGCGTGCGCGTGCCGAATGCCGACTGGATCCCGGCCGACCGCGAGGGGCTGAGCTTTGCCGACGCGACGTCGGGCGTGTTCGCCTATGACATCGACTGGGCGAAGATCGATGTCGCGACGTTCAGTTGGCAGAAGGTGCTGGGCGGCGAAGGTGGTCACGGCGTGCTGATCCTCGGCCCGCGCGCGGTCGAGCGGCTGGAAAGCTATACCCCCGCCTGGCCGTTGCCGAAGGTGTTCCGCCTCGTCTCCAAGGGCAAGCTGACCGAAGGCGTGTTCAAGGGCGAGACGATCAACACCCCGTCGATGCTGGCGGTCGAGGATGCGATCCTCGCGCTCGAATGGGCGAAGTCGGTCGGTGGGGCGGACGGGCTTATCGCACGCAGCGACGCCAATGCGGCGGCTTTGGGCAAGATCGTCGCGGATCGCGACTGGCTGGGCCATCTGGCGGCGGACGAGGCGTCGCGCTCGAAGACCAGCGTGTGCCTGACGGTCGAGGGCGCGGACGAGGCGTTCATCAAGGCGTTTGCGGCTCTGCTCGAAAATGCGGACGCGGCGTATGACATCGCGGGATATCGCGATGCGCCGGCGGGTCTGCGTATCTGGTGCGGCGCGACCGTCGATACGGCCGATATCGAAGCGCTGGGGCCTTGGCTCGACTGGGCTTACGCCACCGTCAAGGCGCAGGTCGCCGCTTAA
- the serA gene encoding phosphoglycerate dehydrogenase — MPKVLISDQMDPKAAQIFRERGVEVDEITGKTPEEVIAIIGDYDGLAIRSSTKVTKAILAAATKLKVIGRAGIGVDNVDIPAASAQGVVVMNTPFGNSITTAEHAIALMFALARQLPEADASTQAGKWEKNRFMGVELTSKTLGLIGAGNIGSIVADRALGLRMKVVAFDPFLTPERAIEMGVEKVTLDELLARADFITLHTPLTDQTRNILSAEALAKTKPGVRIINCARGGLIDEAALKAGLDSGHIGGAALDVFVQEPAKESPLFGTPNFVSTPHLGASTNEAQVNVAIQVAEQMADYLMSGGVTNALNVPSLSAEEAPKLKPYMALAEKLGSLIGQLAHGGLSGIAIEVEGAAASLNQKPITSAVLAGLMRVHTDTVNMVNAPFLAKERGIDVREVRHDREGDYHTLLRVTVKTEAGDRSVAGTLFGDQAPRLVELFGIKVEADLAGHMLYVVNEDAPGFIGRLGSLLGEAGVNIGTFHLGRRSAGGEAILLLSVDEPVTQDLLAKVRTLSGVRTAMGLSF; from the coding sequence ATGCCAAAAGTACTTATCAGCGACCAGATGGACCCCAAGGCCGCGCAGATCTTTCGCGAGCGCGGCGTCGAGGTGGACGAGATCACGGGCAAGACGCCGGAAGAGGTGATCGCGATCATCGGCGATTATGACGGCCTCGCGATCCGCAGTTCGACCAAGGTGACCAAGGCGATCCTCGCCGCCGCGACCAAGCTGAAGGTGATCGGTCGCGCCGGGATCGGTGTCGACAATGTCGATATCCCCGCCGCATCCGCGCAGGGCGTCGTCGTGATGAACACCCCGTTCGGCAATTCGATCACCACCGCGGAACACGCCATCGCGTTGATGTTCGCGCTCGCCCGCCAGCTTCCCGAGGCGGACGCCAGCACGCAGGCCGGCAAGTGGGAAAAGAACCGCTTCATGGGCGTCGAGCTGACCAGCAAGACGCTAGGGCTGATCGGTGCGGGCAATATCGGGTCGATCGTGGCCGATCGCGCGCTTGGCCTGCGCATGAAGGTCGTCGCGTTCGATCCGTTCCTGACGCCGGAACGCGCCATCGAGATGGGCGTCGAGAAGGTCACGCTGGACGAATTGCTCGCCCGCGCCGACTTTATAACGCTGCACACGCCGCTGACCGACCAGACCCGCAACATCCTGTCGGCCGAGGCGCTGGCCAAGACCAAGCCGGGCGTCCGCATCATCAATTGCGCGCGCGGTGGCCTGATCGACGAGGCGGCGTTGAAGGCGGGGCTCGACTCCGGCCATATCGGCGGCGCGGCGCTGGACGTGTTCGTGCAGGAACCGGCGAAGGAATCGCCCCTGTTCGGTACGCCGAACTTCGTTTCCACCCCGCATCTGGGTGCGTCGACCAATGAAGCGCAGGTCAATGTCGCTATTCAGGTCGCCGAGCAGATGGCCGATTACCTGATGTCGGGCGGCGTCACGAACGCGCTGAACGTGCCGTCGCTGTCGGCGGAGGAAGCTCCGAAGCTGAAGCCGTACATGGCGCTGGCGGAGAAGCTGGGTTCGCTGATCGGTCAACTGGCGCATGGCGGCCTGTCCGGGATAGCGATCGAGGTCGAGGGTGCGGCGGCATCGCTCAACCAGAAGCCGATCACGTCGGCAGTGCTCGCCGGGCTGATGCGCGTGCACACCGACACGGTGAACATGGTCAACGCGCCGTTCCTGGCGAAGGAACGCGGCATCGACGTGCGCGAAGTGCGGCATGACCGCGAAGGCGATTACCACACGCTGCTGCGCGTCACGGTGAAGACCGAGGCGGGTGACCGTTCGGTCGCGGGCACCTTGTTCGGCGATCAGGCGCCGCGCCTGGTCGAACTGTTCGGCATCAAGGTGGAGGCCGATCTGGCCGGCCATATGCTGTATGTCGTCAACGAGGACGCACCCGGTTTCATCGGGCGTCTGGGATCGTTGCTGGGCGAGGCCGGGGTCAATATCGGCACGTTCCATCTCGGTCGCCGCTCCGCCGGGGGCGAGGCGATCCTGTTGCTGTCGGTCGACGAGCCGGTGACGCAGGACCTGCTCGCCAAAGTTCGGACGCTGTCCGGCGTGCGGACCGCGATGGGCCTCAGCTTTTAG
- a CDS encoding adenylosuccinate synthase, whose protein sequence is MANVAVIGAQWGDEGKGKIVDWLAERADVVVRFQGGHNAGHTLVVGEKVYKLSLLPSGIVRGTPSVIGNGVVLDPWALKAEIEKLAGQGVAISPDTLMIADNCALILPFHRDLDSLREDASGAGKIGTTRRGIGPAYEDKVGRRAIRVCDLAHLDALGPQFDRLTAHHDALRAGFGEPPIDRDALLAELREIAGFVLQFAKPVWRDLNALRARGRRILFEGAQGVLLDVDHGTYPFVTSSNTISGTAAGGSGLGPSAVGFVLGIAKAYTTRVGSGPFPTELEDETGERLGVRGHEFGTVTGRKRRCGWFDAVLVRQSAAVGGITGIALTKIDVLDGFDEVKICTGYTLNGETLDYFPSHAADQAQVVPVYETMPGWSESTAGARSWADLPGQAIKYIRRIEELIQCPVALVSTSPEREDTILVRDPFAD, encoded by the coding sequence ATGGCAAACGTAGCAGTGATCGGGGCCCAGTGGGGCGACGAGGGCAAGGGCAAGATCGTCGACTGGCTCGCCGAGCGCGCCGACGTCGTCGTCCGCTTTCAGGGTGGGCATAATGCCGGCCACACCTTGGTCGTGGGCGAGAAGGTCTACAAACTCTCGCTGCTGCCGTCGGGCATCGTGCGCGGCACGCCGTCCGTCATTGGCAACGGCGTCGTGCTCGACCCCTGGGCCCTGAAGGCCGAGATCGAGAAGCTGGCCGGGCAGGGCGTCGCGATCAGCCCAGATACGCTGATGATCGCCGACAATTGCGCGCTGATCCTGCCGTTCCACCGCGATCTCGATTCGCTGAGGGAAGACGCCAGCGGCGCGGGCAAGATCGGCACGACGCGGCGGGGCATCGGCCCGGCCTATGAGGACAAGGTCGGGCGGCGTGCGATCCGGGTGTGCGATCTGGCGCATCTCGACGCGCTCGGGCCGCAGTTCGACCGGTTGACCGCGCATCACGATGCGTTGCGCGCGGGCTTTGGCGAACCACCGATCGACCGGGATGCCTTGCTCGCCGAATTGCGCGAAATCGCCGGCTTCGTCCTGCAATTCGCCAAGCCCGTGTGGCGCGACCTGAACGCGTTGCGTGCGCGTGGACGGCGTATCCTGTTCGAAGGCGCGCAGGGCGTGCTGCTGGACGTGGATCACGGGACTTATCCGTTCGTCACGTCGTCTAACACCATCTCCGGCACCGCGGCGGGTGGTTCCGGCCTCGGGCCGAGCGCAGTCGGCTTCGTTCTCGGGATCGCCAAGGCCTATACGACGCGCGTCGGCTCCGGTCCCTTCCCGACCGAGTTGGAGGACGAGACCGGCGAGCGGTTGGGGGTGCGCGGACATGAATTCGGTACTGTTACCGGGCGCAAGCGGCGATGCGGCTGGTTCGATGCGGTGCTGGTCCGGCAATCGGCTGCGGTCGGCGGCATCACCGGCATCGCACTGACCAAGATCGACGTGCTCGACGGGTTCGACGAGGTGAAGATCTGCACTGGCTATACGTTGAACGGCGAGACGCTGGACTATTTTCCGTCGCATGCCGCCGATCAGGCGCAGGTGGTGCCGGTGTATGAGACGATGCCCGGCTGGAGCGAATCGACCGCGGGTGCGCGCAGCTGGGCCGATCTGCCGGGTCAGGCGATCAAGTATATCCGGCGGATCGAGGAATTGATTCAATGCCCGGTTGCCCTGGTGTCCACCAGTCCGGAGCGTGAGGACACGATCCTGGTCCGCGACCCCTTCGCGGACTGA
- the aroC gene encoding chorismate synthase, which yields MSYNTFGRVFRFTTWGESHGPALGAVVDGCPPGLSLTEKDIQPFLDQRRPGTSRFTTQRQEPDQVRILSGTFEGRTTGTPISLMIENVDQRSKDYSEVAVAYRPGHADYAYDAKYGFRDYRGGGRSSARETAARVAAGAVARLVIPQVRITAWVEAIGGDAIDPANFDAEQIGRNPFFCPDAAAAARWEVMIDAARKSGSSLGAVIACEATGVPAGWGAPLYAKLDSELAAACMSINAVKGVEIGDGFAVATLRGEDNADAMRPGADGPEFLANHAGGIAGGISTGQPVKVRVAFKPTSSILTPVPTITRDGDATEIMTKGRHDPCVGIRGAPVVEAMMALVLADQALLHRAQCG from the coding sequence ATGAGCTACAACACCTTCGGCCGCGTGTTCCGTTTCACCACCTGGGGCGAAAGCCACGGGCCGGCCCTGGGCGCGGTCGTGGACGGATGCCCGCCCGGACTGTCGCTGACCGAAAAGGATATCCAGCCCTTCCTCGACCAGCGCCGCCCGGGCACCTCGCGCTTCACCACGCAGCGGCAGGAACCCGATCAGGTCCGCATCCTGTCCGGCACGTTCGAGGGCCGCACGACGGGCACGCCGATCAGCCTGATGATCGAGAATGTCGATCAACGATCGAAGGACTATTCCGAGGTCGCGGTCGCGTATCGCCCCGGCCATGCCGACTATGCCTATGATGCGAAATACGGCTTTCGCGACTATCGCGGCGGCGGCCGTTCCTCCGCGCGCGAGACGGCGGCGCGGGTCGCGGCGGGCGCGGTGGCGCGCCTCGTCATTCCACAGGTTCGGATAACCGCCTGGGTCGAGGCGATCGGCGGCGATGCGATCGATCCCGCCAATTTCGATGCCGAGCAGATCGGCAGGAACCCGTTCTTCTGCCCCGATGCCGCCGCCGCCGCGCGCTGGGAAGTGATGATCGACGCCGCCCGCAAATCCGGATCTTCGCTCGGCGCGGTGATCGCATGCGAGGCGACCGGCGTCCCCGCCGGATGGGGCGCACCGTTATATGCAAAGCTGGACAGCGAACTCGCCGCCGCCTGCATGAGCATCAATGCGGTCAAGGGCGTCGAGATCGGCGACGGTTTCGCGGTGGCGACGCTGCGCGGCGAAGATAATGCCGACGCGATGCGCCCCGGTGCGGATGGCCCCGAATTCCTCGCCAATCACGCCGGCGGAATCGCCGGCGGCATATCCACGGGCCAGCCGGTCAAAGTACGCGTCGCGTTCAAGCCGACCAGTTCTATCCTGACGCCCGTACCGACGATCACGCGCGACGGCGATGCGACGGAGATCATGACCAAGGGACGGCACGATCCCTGTGTCGGCATCCGCGGCGCGCCCGTGGTCGAAGCCATGATGGCATTGGTGCTGGCCGACCAAGCGTTGCTGCACCGCGCCCAATGCGGATAG
- the fabI gene encoding enoyl-ACP reductase FabI yields MNGLMQGKRGLIMGLANDKSLAWGIAQKLAEHGAELAFSFQGEALEKRVRPLAAQLGQDFLIPCDVSDMADLDACFATLAERWPTIDFVVHAIGFSDKNELRGGYVDTSLDNFLMTMNISVYSFVAVAQRAQKMMKKSGSLLTLSYYGAEKVIPHYNVMGVAKAALETSVQYLAVDLGRENIRVNAISAGPIKTLAASGIGDFRLILKWNELNSPLKRNVTIEDVGGAGLYLLSDLASGVTGETHHVDAGYNVIGMKAEDAPDIALV; encoded by the coding sequence GTGAACGGGTTAATGCAGGGCAAGCGCGGGCTTATTATGGGCCTAGCCAACGACAAGTCGCTCGCATGGGGTATCGCACAGAAGCTCGCCGAACATGGCGCGGAACTGGCGTTCAGCTTCCAGGGGGAAGCGCTCGAAAAGCGCGTACGCCCGCTCGCGGCGCAATTGGGCCAGGACTTCCTGATCCCGTGTGACGTATCCGACATGGCGGACCTCGACGCGTGTTTCGCGACCTTGGCGGAGCGTTGGCCGACGATCGATTTCGTCGTCCACGCAATCGGCTTTTCCGATAAGAACGAATTGCGCGGCGGTTACGTCGATACCAGCCTCGACAACTTCCTGATGACGATGAACATCAGCGTCTATTCGTTTGTTGCGGTGGCGCAGCGTGCGCAGAAGATGATGAAAAAGAGTGGGTCGCTCCTGACGCTAAGTTATTACGGCGCCGAGAAAGTCATTCCACACTATAACGTCATGGGCGTCGCCAAAGCTGCGCTGGAAACCAGCGTTCAGTACCTTGCGGTGGATCTGGGACGCGAGAACATCCGCGTCAACGCGATCTCCGCCGGCCCGATCAAGACGCTGGCGGCAAGCGGCATCGGCGACTTCCGCCTGATCCTGAAATGGAACGAGCTGAATTCGCCGCTGAAGCGCAACGTGACGATCGAGGATGTCGGCGGTGCCGGCCTGTACCTGCTCAGCGACCTGGCGAGCGGCGTGACGGGCGAGACGCATCACGTCGATGCCGGGTACAACGTCATCGGCATGAAGGCGGAAGACGCGCCGGATATCGCGCTGGTCTGA
- a CDS encoding YihY/virulence factor BrkB family protein translates to MSYFSPSSPEQRAINGEAGLDPEEAPPAAKPFAYAWRTFKRVAIGVYTDGFTYAGNLAYLTLMTVFPFFIVAAAVLSLFGQSAETQRAVSSFLHVLPPDVSDLLRKPIADVLKARTGSLLWLGALVGLWTVGSFVETIRDIFRKAYGTHSSSPIWRARLGLSLAIVASVILALLSFLVQGLLLAAEQFIYRLVPFAENAASWIGLSRVIPGLVMFGALYMLFYSVTPSKYRYSKCPKWPGALFTAGWWVSMTALLPIVLAQLGGYDMTYGSLAGVVVMLLFFYLIGLGLVFGAHLNAALAEPPEPSVKDSATGATLEAATA, encoded by the coding sequence GTGAGTTATTTTTCCCCCTCCTCGCCCGAACAACGCGCCATCAACGGGGAGGCGGGCCTCGATCCCGAGGAAGCCCCACCGGCCGCAAAGCCCTTCGCTTATGCGTGGCGCACGTTCAAACGCGTCGCGATCGGCGTCTATACCGACGGCTTCACCTATGCCGGCAACCTCGCCTATCTTACGCTGATGACGGTCTTCCCGTTCTTCATCGTCGCCGCCGCCGTTCTGTCGCTGTTCGGACAGAGCGCCGAGACGCAGCGGGCGGTATCGTCCTTCCTCCACGTCCTGCCGCCAGACGTCAGCGACCTGCTGCGCAAGCCGATCGCGGATGTGCTGAAGGCGCGGACGGGGTCCCTGCTATGGCTCGGCGCGCTCGTCGGGCTGTGGACCGTCGGCAGCTTCGTGGAGACGATCCGCGACATATTTCGCAAAGCGTATGGCACGCACAGTTCCTCGCCGATCTGGCGCGCGCGGTTGGGGCTCAGTCTGGCGATCGTCGCTTCGGTGATCCTCGCCCTGTTGTCGTTCCTCGTGCAGGGCCTGTTGCTGGCGGCGGAACAGTTCATCTACCGTCTGGTCCCCTTCGCCGAAAACGCCGCGAGCTGGATCGGGCTGTCACGCGTAATCCCCGGACTCGTCATGTTCGGTGCGCTGTACATGCTGTTCTATTCGGTCACACCGTCGAAATATCGCTACAGTAAATGCCCCAAATGGCCTGGCGCATTATTTACCGCGGGGTGGTGGGTCAGCATGACCGCATTGCTGCCGATCGTACTGGCGCAACTCGGCGGCTACGACATGACATATGGCAGCTTGGCAGGTGTCGTCGTCATGTTGCTGTTTTTCTATCTGATCGGTCTCGGTCTCGTTTTTGGAGCCCATTTGAACGCGGCACTGGCGGAACCCCCCGAACCGAGCGTAAAGGATTCCGCTACTGGCGCGACTTTGGAGGCGGCGACGGCGTGA
- a CDS encoding DnaJ C-terminal domain-containing protein, whose amino-acid sequence MADPYKTLGVERTASEADIKKAYRKLAKELHPDRNKDNPKATERFSQATNAYDLLTDKDKRARFDRGEIDGDGNPAAPFGYGGSGGGPAGGQGGFQGGNFGGEGVDVSDLFEGLFGGAQRGGGGFASGFGGFGRRQPQPKGANIGYKLNVSFTDAATLAPQRVTLADGKTIDIKLPAGFENGMQMRLTGKGQPGPGGNGDGMVTITVQPHRFFTRDGDDVRLDLPITLSEAVLGAPVRVPTVEGAVMLTVPAGSTSGKTLRLRGRGFHRKDGTRGDQLVTLMVDLPAKDAALTEFVQGWDNKGNPRSNLGVSIV is encoded by the coding sequence GTGGCCGATCCCTATAAAACGCTTGGCGTAGAACGCACCGCCAGCGAGGCCGACATCAAGAAGGCGTATCGCAAGCTCGCCAAGGAGCTTCACCCCGATCGCAACAAGGACAACCCCAAGGCGACCGAGCGGTTCAGCCAGGCCACCAACGCCTACGATCTGCTGACCGACAAGGACAAGCGCGCGCGGTTCGATCGCGGAGAGATCGACGGCGACGGGAATCCAGCCGCGCCGTTCGGGTACGGCGGCAGTGGCGGCGGGCCCGCCGGGGGCCAGGGCGGTTTTCAGGGCGGCAACTTCGGTGGCGAAGGCGTCGATGTCAGCGATCTGTTCGAGGGTCTGTTCGGCGGCGCTCAGCGTGGCGGCGGCGGGTTCGCCAGCGGCTTCGGCGGATTCGGCCGGCGCCAGCCGCAGCCCAAGGGCGCGAATATCGGCTACAAGCTGAACGTCTCTTTCACCGACGCCGCGACGCTCGCGCCGCAACGCGTGACGCTGGCGGACGGCAAGACGATCGACATCAAACTGCCCGCCGGCTTCGAAAACGGCATGCAGATGCGCCTGACCGGCAAGGGCCAGCCCGGCCCGGGCGGAAACGGCGACGGCATGGTGACGATCACCGTCCAGCCGCACCGCTTCTTCACCCGCGATGGCGACGACGTGCGCCTCGACCTGCCGATCACCCTGTCCGAAGCCGTGCTCGGGGCACCGGTCCGCGTCCCCACCGTCGAAGGGGCCGTGATGCTGACCGTTCCGGCAGGATCGACCTCGGGCAAGACTCTTCGGCTCCGCGGACGTGGATTCCATCGCAAGGACGGCACGCGCGGCGACCAGCTGGTGACCTTGATGGTCGATCTGCCTGCCAAGGATGCGGCACTGACGGAATTCGTGCAGGGATGGGACAATAAGGGGAACCCGCGCAGCAATCTGGGCGTCTCAATCGTGTGA
- a CDS encoding transglutaminase family protein gives MIYDIRHVTRFDYGNNVNFARCNLRLKPIHWSGQTLETYRLTISPSGRTAPARAEAGLANVTRLVIDEPVRHLVIESVSRIVVDRLIPIPSPTDPTLAQIAAQVRASRDPSPAGPAYYLFPSPLIPLDRDIADWCAQDLAPDRPCLEAAMALARRIQDEFEFDTEATLVDTKPHDAFVKRGGVCQDFAQIMITGLRAAGLPAAYASGYIRTIPPPGEERLVGADATHAWVLLWCGDALGWVGVDPTNGIWMAGDHIVMAIGRDYAEIAPIDGIVLGSSAQDMEVSVDVAPVPEAVA, from the coding sequence ATGATCTACGACATCCGCCACGTCACGCGCTTCGACTATGGCAACAACGTCAACTTCGCGCGTTGCAACCTGCGGCTGAAACCGATCCACTGGTCGGGCCAGACGCTGGAGACCTATCGCCTCACCATTTCCCCGTCCGGCCGCACCGCGCCCGCGCGGGCGGAGGCTGGCCTGGCCAACGTCACGCGGCTGGTGATCGACGAACCGGTGCGACATCTCGTGATCGAGAGCGTGTCGCGCATCGTGGTCGATCGGCTGATCCCTATCCCCTCCCCGACCGATCCGACGCTGGCCCAGATCGCGGCTCAGGTGCGTGCCAGCCGCGATCCGTCTCCTGCCGGCCCGGCCTATTACCTGTTTCCGTCCCCGCTGATTCCGCTCGACCGAGATATCGCCGACTGGTGCGCGCAGGATCTGGCGCCCGACCGGCCATGCCTCGAAGCGGCAATGGCGCTCGCCCGCCGGATCCAGGACGAATTCGAATTCGATACCGAGGCGACTTTAGTCGACACGAAGCCGCACGATGCCTTCGTCAAGCGCGGCGGCGTGTGCCAGGATTTCGCGCAGATCATGATCACCGGCCTGCGTGCTGCGGGACTGCCCGCCGCCTATGCATCGGGCTATATCCGCACGATCCCGCCACCCGGCGAGGAACGGCTGGTCGGTGCGGACGCGACGCATGCCTGGGTCCTGTTGTGGTGCGGCGACGCGCTCGGCTGGGTCGGGGTGGATCCCACCAACGGTATCTGGATGGCGGGCGACCATATCGTCATGGCGATCGGCCGCGACTATGCCGAAATCGCGCCGATCGACGGTATCGTTCTGGGATCGAGCGCACAGGACATGGAAGTCAGCGTCGACGTCGCGCCGGTTCCGGAAGCCGTCGCCTGA